One Aegilops tauschii subsp. strangulata cultivar AL8/78 chromosome 7, Aet v6.0, whole genome shotgun sequence genomic window carries:
- the LOC109746404 gene encoding uncharacterized protein isoform X1, with amino-acid sequence MAAVRAAWSWSSGEERVAAAAESSAASGLSRFVFVSTYKVFDENPSCCSGRLRRPLSCQATLGSPVLFCWLDLRTGSLLREGFNMPLFERKHMEKRIFRVSQAHKLKVHQVQGKKSPL; translated from the exons ATGGCGGCAGTCCGGGCGGCGTGGTCGTGGTCAAGTGGAGAAGAACGGGTGGCAGCCGCAGCTGAATCCTCTGCCGCATCTGGCCTCTCCAG ATTTGTTTTTGTATCTACCTATAAGGTGTTCGATGAAAATCCAAGCTGCTGCAGTGGCAGATTACGCCGTCCCCTTTCATGCCAAGCCAC GTTGGGCTCTCCTGTTCTTTTTTGTTGGCTCGACCTACGCACTGGCAGCCTCCTACGTGAGGGATTCAACATGCCTCTATTTGAGAGAAAACATATGGAGAAGCGAATTTTCAG AGTATCTCAGGCACACAAGCTAAAGGTTCACCAAGTTCAGGGAAAGAAAAGTCCTCTTTGA
- the LOC109746404 gene encoding uncharacterized protein isoform X2, producing MDGDCNKQHAVLPKDYVDLQTSKGRDVIHPVQRVISACDLGKDLGALCLLTMFVPRSAPLLSSGRMADWPWAGSEPSASR from the exons ATGGATGGGGATTGCAATAAACAGCATGCAGTTCTTCCAAAGGACTACGTGGATTTGCAGACAAGCAAG GGTCGTGATGTGATCCACCCTGTCCAGAGGGTAATTTCTGCATGTGATTTGGGTAAGGATCTGGGTGCTCTTTGTTTGCTCACTATGTTTGTTCCTAG GTCGGCACCGTTGTTGTCATCGGGTAGAATGGCTGACTGGCCATGGGCAGGCTCGGAGCCCTCTGCGAGCAG GTGA